The Brenneria rubrifaciens genome has a window encoding:
- a CDS encoding amino acid ABC transporter permease, with protein MKLTNTVLLYLEEGLLAPHYLGWLWQGFLITLWISLCTIILATLLGFLLAAARDSQVKALRYTVMAYCSLFRNTPLLIQLFFWYFGAGQLFPPAMMQWLNTPHDVTLSGISLAWPSFEFLAGLFGLTLYSSAFIAEEIRAGISGVARGQKYAAQALGLTVWQSMRHVVLPQALKIALPPLLGQYMNVVKNSSLAMAIGVAELSYASRQVETETLRTFQAFGVATVLYIAIIALMEGWGMWRQQRHAAERH; from the coding sequence ATGAAATTGACAAACACGGTACTGCTATACCTTGAGGAAGGGCTGCTGGCGCCCCACTATCTTGGCTGGCTGTGGCAAGGTTTTCTGATCACGCTGTGGATCTCCCTCTGTACGATTATTCTGGCGACCTTGCTGGGCTTTTTACTGGCGGCGGCCAGAGACAGTCAGGTGAAGGCGCTGCGCTATACGGTGATGGCGTACTGCTCCCTTTTCCGTAATACCCCTTTGTTAATACAGCTTTTTTTCTGGTACTTCGGCGCGGGTCAGTTGTTTCCCCCGGCAATGATGCAGTGGCTGAATACGCCGCACGACGTCACCCTGTCAGGGATAAGCTTGGCGTGGCCGTCATTTGAATTTCTGGCCGGGCTGTTTGGGCTGACGCTCTATTCCAGCGCTTTTATTGCGGAAGAGATCCGTGCGGGAATTAGCGGCGTGGCCCGCGGGCAAAAATACGCGGCACAGGCGCTGGGGCTGACGGTTTGGCAATCCATGCGTCATGTGGTGCTGCCGCAGGCTTTGAAAATCGCGTTGCCGCCATTGCTGGGGCAATACATGAATGTGGTCAAGAATTCCTCTCTGGCGATGGCGATTGGCGTCGCCGAACTCTCATACGCCTCGCGTCAGGTGGAAACCGAAACCCTGCGCACTTTTCAGGCGTTCGGCGTTGCCACCGTGCTGTATATCGCGATTATCGCGTTAATGGAAGGCTGGGGCATGTGGCGTCAGCAACGTCATGCGGCGGAGAGACACTGA